The Chitinibacter bivalviorum genomic interval ATTCATGCATCATATTTCCGCTCCCGAACTGAAAGCCTGGCTCGATGACGCCACGCTGGTGCCGCCGCAACTGCTCGATGTGAGGGAAAGTTGGGAGTTTGCACTGTGCCAAATCGCAGGCAGTATTCATATCCCAATGGGCAATATCCCTGGCGATCAAGCTCGGCTCGACCCTGATGCAACCTATGTGGTGATTTGTCATCACGGTGTGCGTAGCTATCAAGTCGCCGGTTTTTTGGAGCGCCAGGGTTTTGAAAAAATGATTAATCTGGATGGCGGCGTTGCGGCATGGGCTGCACAAGTTGATCCGGCAATGGCAACATATTGATGGGTATTGCTCTGCAGATCATTCATGGTAATGATTTGATGGCTATACCTGCTTGAGGTAATCGATGCTTCGCATTCCACTTTTTCTTGAATTACTTGAGCAAGAATTGCTAGATCAACCCGATCAGTACGCGGATCTGAAAGCGGTGATGCAATTTGAGCCGCATTCGCTGATGGCTTGGTTGCCTTTGCTGGATCTGGCGGAAAAGAAGCTGGGTAATTTAGAAACCGTGGTGCAATGGCTAACTTGCCCGCATCCAGAATTGAATGGCCAACCACCGACGATTCTGGTCGGTACTGTTGGCGGCGTTGAGCGCGCACGATCTTTGATCGAGCAATACCAGCCGCCACCGTGGCGGCAAGGATAAGCTCAGCAATGATTGAGTGAGGTTTACCAAATAAAACAGCCCGTGTAAGCACGGGCTGTATGTTATTTTAAGCTCAATTACTGACCAAGTGCTTTGGCAAAACCGTTGGCATATGGCAGACCTGTGGTGTCGCGCTCATAAGACCAGTAATGCAAACCAGCCAAGCCGTTGGCTTTGATGAATGCAGCTACATCCGGAATATCGCGGTCGGTTGAGAAATGCGCGCCCACGTCATCACTTGGAATTTCAGGCGTCAATTCGATCTGGTTATACGGTACGCCGTAGAAGTTGTGCAGATTCATTGCCGCTTGGATCGCTGATTGACCCATCTGGCAAGAGCCGCCACTGACCACACACACATTCGCTTTTGGTGCGCCGTAATCCATCGCCATCAAATTAATGATGTAGTTTTTCAGACCCGCCGCTTTAATTGCCGCCATGACCATTTGACCGTCGCTACCGAGTGGGTCTGGTGAGCCTGCACCTAAATCGGTGGCAACTGAAGCGCCATTGTTATTGGCCAATGTAGGAATCGTGAAGCTAAAGCGCATATTGGGGTAAGTCTGCTGCGCTGTTTTTACGCGCGCCACCATGCTGGCGATTTCAGCCGCAGTATTGCGACCGCCTTCGATGTCAAAATCCACCCCAACCATATTGGCCGAATTGTAATGACTCAGGAAGGTCGTAAAGCCTGCATCGGTCGCGCAAGTAAATTTACCCGCTGCGCCGCCTACAGCGACGATGTAAGTTTTGCCTGAGCTGATAAACGAGGGCATATTGCCAGCGGCAAAATCAACTGGATTCATGCCGGCAACATTTTCACCTGCAGGTGTTACCGCATTTGAGCCGCACTCACCAGTTACAAAAGCCCAAGTCAGCGTTTTCATGCCTGCTGGCATTGCTTGTGCAATCGGCAGCAATTTGCCAGAAGTATCGACGCCCTGCATCGCCAGATTATTCCAGTTGGTGCTTACTGTAACGTCTTTGTATGCGCCATAGCTGAACGACAAGGCATTACCTGGCTGCTGGCTTGGCGCTGGAGTCGTACTTGTGGTGGGCGTCGGTGTCGGTGATGTCGTCACGACTGGTGTTGGTGAGTTGGTCACAACCGGTGTTACTTTCGGTGTGGCCGTTGGTGTTGCAGTCGCTGGGCCACCGGTGCAGCTACCTAAATCAGACCAAGGTTGGCTAGTACCTGAGTGTGTGCTTGGGTCTTCGTTCTGAGTCCACCATTGCGCTTTGTAGTTGTGGCCGTTGTAGCTAGCAGTTTGTCCACCCGTGTATGCGGTGCCGCTATTCCAAGCTGCCACGCAACTGCCGGCGCTCACTGGTGTGGCAGTTGGTTTGGCTGTTGGGCTCGGGGTAGGTAAGCCAATCGGTGTGACCGCTGGCGTTACAGTTGGCGCCGGTGTTGCTGTTGGTGCAGGCGTGCTGCTGCTTGAATCGGGGCCAATTAGTTTCCACAGACTGGGTGTCGCGGCTGGATTCCAGTTTGCGCCCAGATAATCGGTCTGGGTCACCAGCGCCTGATAATCGTTGCCAGCGTAGCTCACAATCGTGCCTGCATTGTAAGTACCACCATCCACCCAAGCAGGGTAACCTGCATGAGCAAAGGCTGTAATCATGGCTGCCGGAATGGCCGCCGCGATAAAGCGGGTGAAATTAGACATAGTTCTCTCCATCCTGTATTCGGATTTATTAGCTTTCTAATTGAGGTTGAGTATCACAGTCATGCAGCGCAAGAGTGCTGCTAGGTAATACCAATTGTGGCGCTCGTAAGAACAAACTTACAGCGGCACGAAGCAGATTAAGCCGTTGGAGCAGATCGAAGTCAAGAATTGTTACAGGCGGGAGTGAGCGAAATTACATGAATAAAATCAGAATGTTATTTGCTACAACATTAACAATAGTTAATGTATTGCGCTGCAACATTTTTATGATTTTATTCAGATTTAGATTAAATATTTTATGTTGCGATGCAAAATAAACAAATTCTGATGTAGTGATTGAAGGATGTCGATTTATGTTTCTATCAAAATAGAATACAAAAAAACGACACCCACAAATTGCATATCCAAGCAGCGCTGAAGCTAATGGGGCGGGAAGAGTTTAATGCCCATAACCTTCCGGCTTGGCTTTGTAAAACTCGATCGTTTGCACATTGGCCGTGGTAGGAGCGGGGGCTTTGAGGATGTGAGGTTTCATTTTTCCCACCACATGCATCTCGCAGGGTTTGCAATCGAACACCAATTTATAGTTTTCCGAGCCTGAGCTCAGCGTCATCGGTTCGGCGCGAATCTGGCCTTTCACGCCAATAATACCTTTGCCTTGTTTCGGGCACAGATTGTAGCTAAAACGCAGGCAGTGCTTGGTGATCATTAGCGGTACTTCGCCGGCTTCTTCGTGTGCTTCGTAGGCCGCAGCGATTAGTTTGACGCCATGTTTTTCGTAGAAAGCGCGCGCCTTGGTGTTGTACACATTGGCAAGGAATGACAATGTTTCACCGGGGTATGGTACTGGAGGCTCAATTGCTGCCTTGCGTTCAGGGCGATACCATGCGGCAATGCGGGCTGCTTCGAGTTGTTCAACCACTTCGCGGCGCAGCGCATTAATTAGCGACGCGGGCGCAAACCAAGCTTGACTCAAATTGAGCGCCACATCTTCGGCGTAAAACATCGTGTTGCCGAGCTTGGCCAGATTATCGCGTAGCGTGCTCCATGCTTTATTGGCGTTTTGGGCAACTTCGAGTTTGAGCTCGGTATTGACCGTCGCGCTACAGCCATCAGCATCGGTGATCGTGAGTGATAAGCCCGAGGAGGTTTCATTCAAAGTGAGCCACGCGCCGATTTTGCGCTCGGCCGATTTTTTGTTTAAAGCTTGTTCCCACGCATGATCGCGGTTGCGGTGCAGCGGCGTGCCTGGTTTTAGGCCGACTAGCTCGCTCATCATTTCATTCGGAAATACACGCCAGATGCCGGCGTCTTTATTCACGCCTTCTACGGTATTGGCTTGAACGCCAATGACTTCGCGCTTTTTCATAAAGTTGAGGCCGTCGCCGTTCGCCATCGCGTCATTGTTGTCGGCGATTTCCAGCTCGAAATACTTATCAGCAACCTTGGTCACGGTGCCCAGCGGTACGCCAATGTATTTGGGCGAATCAAAAGCGCCGATGTCTTCTTTGCGACCCGTCGCAAAGTAATCGGTGTGGCCGCGGTGGAAAGATTTATCCACATCGGGGCGGAAGAAAATCTCGCTGCGACCACTTGAGGCCGGCGCAAATTCGCTGCGGTTTTCCATGATTTCGTCGAGCAACAAACGGTAATGCGCCGTGATATTTTTGACGTACTGCATGTCTTTGTAGCGGCCTTCGATTTTGAACGAACGCACGCCCGCGTCGATTAAGGCTTCCAGATTATTGGTTTGGTCATTGTCTTTCATCGACAGCAAATGCTTATCGAACGCCACCACGCGGCCTTGATGGTCGGTCAGCGTGTAGGGCAGACGACAGGCTTGCGAGCAATCGCCGCGGTTGGCGCTGCGGCCAGTGTGCGCGTGGCTGATATTGCATTGGCCGGAAAACGCGACGCACAGTGCGCCGTGGATAAAGTATTCAATCGTCGCTGCGTCGCCGACCACGTCGCTAATTTGGCGAATTTGCGGGATCGTCAGCTCGCGCGCCAATACAACTTGCGAGAAACCCGCGTCGGCCAGAAATCGCGCTTTATCTGCATTGCGAATATCGCATTGGGTGCTGGCGTGTAATTGAATCGGCGGAATATCGAGCTCCAGCACACCCATGTCTTGCACAATCAGCGCATCCACACCCGCTTCGTAGAGCTGAATAATCTGCTGGCGCGCAGGTTCAAGCTCGGTGTCGTGCAAAATCGTATTGAGCGTGACGAAGATGCGTGAATGATAGCGATGCGCAAATTTCACCAAGTCGGCGATGTCGGCAATCGAATTTGACGCATTATGCCGCGCACCAAACCCCGGTCCGCCGATATACACCGCATCCGCGCCATGCAAAATGGCTTCGCGGCCGATTTCAGCGTTTTTGGCGGGGGAGAGTAATTCGAGTTGGTGCGGCAATAGCATGGGGCTTCCGAGAGTATGGCATTAAGGCGCGGAAGTATAAGGTAATCAAGAGCTTGTGTGGAGATTAATGCAGGAAAAATGGCAATAATTTGGCTTTAGCGGCTACGATTTCGACGCTCGATTTTATCGCTGTACATGGCTTGGTCGGCATTGGCCAGCAGCTCATCGCTGGTGGTGGGCTGATCCGCGGAAAAAGGAGCGACGCCGATGCTAAAAGAAATGCCGTATTCTTGTTTCAATCCTTGGGCATCTGCGCTTAACTTCTCGATCCATCGCGCAGGGTTTTGCTGTGCGAGCAGGACAACAAATTCATCGCCACCCATACGAAATGCTTCGGCGCCGTCGTGGTGCAATTGCTTGGCGCAGAGTTTAAGTACCAAATCCCCCATATCATGACCAAATTGATCATTAACGGGCTTGAAGTTATTCACATCGATATATAGCAAGGTGCCGCTTTCTTGAGTGCTGAGTTTTTGATTGAGTCGATTGAATAAAGCACGCCGATTGCCCAGACCAGTGAGCTCGTCGCTATACGCTTGCAGGTATAGCGAGGCTTGTAATTGTTTGCTGGTGCTGATTTCGGCATTGAGCTGGGTGATGAGTTCTATCCGCTCTGAAATTACACGCAGAAAAGCAATGCCGATCAGAAAAAAACCTGTTGCAAAGAAAAGATCATCATAAGTATCTGCGATCAGACCCATCGTGCCCTTGCCCTTGTAGACTCCATCTATCCAATCGAGAAAATTTCCGACCCAGTAAATTGATACGCCCAAGAGAAAAGGGCGCAGCAGGGCTTCGTTATTGACATGACGCCAGATCAGAACAAAGACCAGTGAGGTGACGACTAGGCCAAATAAATCATGCGCATCAGGGAGTTGCAAAATATGCATCAGGCTACGAATCACAAATAAAATCGCGATCCAGTACCCGTAAGAGAGTTTATTCATAGCAAGCTCATCCCTAGCGCTGATTACCTCGTGCGGTTTCACTATAGCGCTCTACTTTGTATTAACTAGAAAATCCGTATACCCGTAGCAGGTATATTAATGAGGGCTAATTTAATTAAAGAGTTTGTTTGTATACCTTAGAGTATTTTGTGTTGTGTCTATGCTCGAAATAGCGGGTACTGCTCAATGCGAAGGCAATTCTCAGGTAAAGTTCCCTGATTCATGACTTTGTCTGTTTTCTGGATTTGTGTGTGCGGTATGGTTTATCGATTACAGCTGTGTTTGTGTGTGTTGCTTGTGCAAATTGGGATGCAGGCCCAGGCCACTGATCCGCGATCCTACGTCGTTGAAGCCGACGACACGTCGCGCACCTCGCTGAGATTTAAGGTGCAAGAAGCCGACACACCACGCGGCCCGAAAGAAGTCGAAAACACCACCAAGCACACTTATACCCTGCGGCATGCGCAGTATTTTGATCTGGCCGGGCACATGGCGACCGCCGCGATTCAGATTCCCTACGCCGTGATTGATCAAGATTTCAGCAACAGCCGCCGCAAAGGGGATGATCAATCAGGAATGGGTGACCCAATGATCGGTTTGGCCGTCGGCACATACCGTACGCCCGCGATCAGCCGGGAAGAATTGAAAACCTATGATGCGGATGGCTTGAGTAGTGGTTGCCAAGTTTATGCCAGCTTGCCGCTGGGCTCATATCAAGCCTTTCGCAGCAGCAATCCTGGGCAAAATCGCTGGATCGTTATCCCTGAGTGCCAGCTAGGTTGGACGCAGGGTAATTTGCTGCTCGAAGCGCTTGCAAACCTCAATTGGTTTTCAGATAACGACGAATATCGCGGTACGACTTTTAGCCAAGCCAATCAATACAATTTCAAATTCATGGCCAGCTACGGCTCGCTGCGCAGCAGTTATTTTGCCGGCACACTGGAATATAAAACTGGCGGCGAAACCAGCCGAGGCGGGCGCGCCGATCACAATGGCCTCAATAATTGGGTTGCAGGCGCGATGTTTTATGTCAAATTGCCTGGCAATAATAGTCTGAAACTCATCGGCGAATTACCTGTAAAAACGGCGGTGAATACGACCAAAGCCAGTGAAATCTCGCTGGTGCTATCGCATGTATGGCGGTAGTTTTTAGCTGATTTAGATTAGGCGCTTTAGGGTATGTTATTCAAGGTTAATATTTGATTGGGTTTTGGCGGTATACCCATTAAAAAGCCACGCATAATTTGCGTGGCTTTTATTTTGGAGCTTAATGTAATTTAAGCTTTATCGTACAGCTTTGCGCCGCCTTTAATGAATTCGATCGACTTAGTTTCCATGCCTTTTTTCAAAGCTTCTTCAGCTTCAATGCCTTGCTGCTCAGCGTATTCACGTACGTCTTGTGTGATTTTCATCGAGCAGAAGTGTGGGCCGCACATTGAGCAGAAGTGAGCGACTTTAGCGCTGTCTTTCGGCAATGTTTCGTCGTGGAATTCACGTGCGCGGTCTGGATCGAGGCCGATATTGAATTGATCTTCCCAGCGGAATTCAAAACGCGCTTTCGACAAGGCATTGTCACGAATCTGCGCGCCAGGATGACCTTTTGCCAAGTCGGCTGCGTGTGCTGCCAGCTTGTACGTGATAATGCCTTCTTTTACGTCGGCTTTGTTTGGCAGACCCAAGTGTTCTTTCGGCGTTACATAGCAAAGCATCGCGGTGCCGTACCAGCCGATTTGCGCCGCGCCAATTGCTGAAGTGATGTGGTCGTAGCCTGGGGCAATGTCGGTCGTCAATGGGCCAAGGGTATAGAACGGTGCTTCGTGGCACCATTCCAGCTCTTTATCCATATTTTCTTTGATCAATTGCATCGGCACGTGGCCTGGGCCTTCGATCATGACTTGTACATCGTGTTTCCACGCGATTTGCGTCAATTCGCCCAGGGTTTTCAATTCGCCCAATTGCGCTTCGTCGTTCGCATCCCATACCGAGCCAGGGCGCAGACCATCGCCGAGCGAGAAGGCTACGTCGTAAGCCTTCATGATTTCGCAGATTTCTTCGAAATGCGTGTACAGGAAGTTTTCTTTGTGATGCGCCAAGCACCATTTGGCCATGATCGAGCCGCCGCGTGACACGATACCGGTCATGCGGTTCGCCGTCATTGGCACGTAGCGCAGCAATACACCAGCGTGGATGGTGAAGTAGTCAACGCCTTGTTCGGCTTGCTCAATCAGTGTGTCTTTGAAGATTTCCCAAGTCAGATCTTCTGCTTTGCCGTTTACTTTTTCCAAGGCTTGGTAAATTGGCACGGTGCCGATGGGTACTGGAGAATTGCGCAAAATCCATTCGCGCGTTTCGTGAATGTTTTTACCGGTCGATAGATCCATGATCGTGTCGGCGCCCCAACGGATACCCCAAGTCATTTTGTCGACTTCTTCGGTGATTGAAGATGTCACGGCTGAATTACCGATATTGCCGTTGATTTTCACCAAGAAGTTGCGGCCAATAATCATTGGCTCTGATTCTGGGTGATTAATATTGTTTGGGATCACTGCGCGTCCAGCGGCGACTTCATCGCGCACGAATTCTGGCGTGATTTTTTCTGGAATATTCGCACCGTAGTTTTGACCTGGGTGCTGGAACAGCATCATTTTGGCGAGTTTTTTGCCTTTTTCGCCCAGCGCTAACAGACTTTCGGTGTATTTTTCGCGCTGCAGATTTTCACGGATTGCAACGTATTCCATTTCTGGCGTCACGATACCTTTACGCGCGTAATGCATTTGCGACACATTTTGTCCCGCTTTGGCTTTGCGCGGTTTGCGTTGCAACTCAAAGCGTAGGTCGTCTAGGCTCTTGTCGGCTTCACGGGCACGGCCGTATTCGCTGGTCATGCCATCGAGCAACTCTGTGTCATTGCGCTCTTCAATCCATGCTGCGCGGATCGGCGCGAGGCCTTTACGTACATCAATCGTTGCGTTTGGATCGGTATAAGGGCCAGAACAGTCGTAAACGTAGATCGGTGGGTTTTGCTCGCCGCCGAACATCGTGGGCGTATCAGCTTGGCTGATCTCGCGCATCGGCACTTGAATGTCTGGCCGTGAGCCTTCGACATACACTTTGCGAGAGTTGGGAAGCGGTTGGATCGCCGCAGAATCAACGACGGCTTCAGTGGCTAGAAATTCTACTTTGGCGTTCATACTCTTTCTCCAGTTCAAGCTCGCCAAGATGGCAGGCCTGCGCAGCTTGTTAGGCTGCAAATCAAAAATCGGTGTCGATTTCGCAAGGGGAGGAGATCAAGTGAAGCCAGTTGTTAGGGATCCAACGACGGCGCACTCGCTTTCCTACGCCGGTATTAACCGGATCAGGTTCAAGGGTATCTCTCATCCGATCAAAACAACTGATCAGAACCCCTAGCGATATGAATGAATGTGAAACTAAAAGAGTTGTGGGATAATTGCAAGATATATTCGATCAACAACGGCCAAAACTGGCCGCGCTTTGAGGTGACACAAACATGGATTGGGAAAAAGCACGCTATCTACTCGTTGAACAACAAATTCGTCCATGGAACGTTTTGGACTCCAACGTGCTCGATCGCATCCTTAACACTCGTCGTGAAGACTTCGTGCCTGCTGATAAAAAAGAATTGGCCTTTGTGGATGTTGAGTTGCCATTGGGCAATGGACAATTGATGCTCGCGCCAAAAGTTGAAGCGCGCTTCTTGCAAGAAATTGCGCTCAAAGCCAGCGACAAATTGCTGATTGTAGGCTCGGGTACCGCTTACCTTGCTGCTTTGGCCGCCGGTCTGTGCGCGCAAGTGGTGGTGATTGAGGCTGATACTAAACAAGCCGAATTGACCAATGCGGCGCTGAAAGCTGCGGGTATTAAAAATGTCAGCATTGAAGTGGGCGCGACCTTAGCTAGTAAGCAAGGCCCATTTAATGCCATCATCGCAGCGGCTTCATTCGAGGCTATTCCAGAAGAATTGAGCAAACAGTTGGTGGTTGGCGGTCGTCTGATTACTGTCATTGGGCAAGAGCCTATCATGCATGCCACAGTTGTTACGACACAAGGCAGTGGCGCGAATACAACGCGCGAAGTTTTTGATTACAACTTGCCACGCTTTCAAGCCGCTGCCAAGCCATTTGCGTTTTGATGTTTCAAAATTGATTTGCATGAAATTTGTGTGTAAAAACCCGCCTTGTTGCGGGTTTTTTTGCTTACAAAATAACAGTGCGGCTGTGTTGTTAGGTAGAATGCGCCTTTGCCGCATAATGTTGTTTTTCCATTATCTGTGGCCTTAAGCGAATTCATTTTAATTATTATTTTGAACCAAGAAGAAAATCCATGACCCTAGACTCGAAACCGAGCATGCCCGCTGAACATACAGCAGATGATGAAATCTCCTTGTTAGACCTCGCTTTGGTTTTGGCTAAGCATAAAAAACTGATTATTGGCTTGCCGATCATTGCTGGTTTAGTTGCTGCAGCTGTGAGCTTTAGTTTGCCCAATGAATATACCGCCACGTTCAAAATCGCACCGTCAAAAAATGCGTCAGTTTACAACTGGGTACTGACGAATGATCAGGTCTTGGAAGACATCTCCAAAGAAATGAAGCTGGCTGAGCATTACGATACCAAGGGACGTAAAGCAACGCGCAAGGAGATGGGGAAAAACGTTAAAGTAGCCCTCAATGCTAAAGATGCGTATTTGGATGTCAATGTCACCGATGAAAACCCTGAGTTTGCTGCCCAATTGGCTAATCGCATGGGGAGTGCCTTGCAAGAAAATCTCTATACGATGCGATTGCTTGATATCTCTAAAGGTCGTTACGATTTAGAGTTGCGTCGTGAAATTGCGGCTAAAAACAAAGCCAAATTTGATGTCACAATAAAAAAGCCAGAGATTGCAGCCACTATAGCTTTGCTTTCGCCTGCTGATCGTTATGGCATTACCAGTCTTGCCGCGATTCAGGCTGAATCGACCTTGCAAGGAGGTGTGTCAGATTTGATGCAAAATGAATTGGTGCGGATGCAAGACCAGCTTGGTAGTTTGCAGCGCTTAGTAGTTGATGGAATGAAAAAACAATCAGCTTCCGCCAATACGGGCTTATGGATTGCATCCGTTGATGCTTTGCAGCAACAATCGTATTGGGATGCTTTGATCGAGCGCTTAGATCGCCGTATTGATTTACTGAAAAAACAAGAGCGTGATGATCTAAAAATGACCGCTGCTGAAGTGCCGGATGAAAAATCAGGGCCGAAGCGTGGCTTGATTGTCTTGCTGACGGCCTTTGCTGCTTTGTTTGGCGCGGTACTGTGGGCATTTATAGCCGAAGCCTTTATTAAATCGCGTGAAAATGAAAATTCAACAGCGTTGATGAACAAGATTGCTACAGCATGGCGTGCAAAATAAGCATAGGTTGTATGGCTTAAATCTTGCTTCGTATCCAAATCAGTTTGGAATATTGCAATGACTATTTTAGTAATAGGTGGTGCTGGATTTATCGGCGGTAATTTTGTCCTCGATTGGCTCGCTGCTGGAGATGAAGCCGTGATCAAAGTGGATAAGCTGACGTATGCCGGTAACCTCGATACATTGCAAAGCTTGCAGGGCGATACCCGTCATCTCTTTGTTCGTGCCGATATTGGTGATCGTGAAGTCATTGGCCAATTACTGGCCGAGCATAAACCCCGCGCGGTTGTGAATTTTGCGGCTGAGTCGCACGTTGATCGATCAATTCACGGCCCTGGCGATTTCATTCAGACCAATGTCGTTGGTACATTCAATCTGCTCGAAAGCGTGCGCGCTTACTGGAATGAGCTACCAGCGGATGAGAAAGCGGCTTTCCGCTTTTTGCATGTATCGACCGACGAAGTCTATGGCACGCTGGCAGCGAATGACCCGCCGTTTAGTGAAACCAATACCTACGAGCCAAACAGCCCATACTC includes:
- a CDS encoding carbohydrate-binding protein — its product is MSNFTRFIAAAIPAAMITAFAHAGYPAWVDGGTYNAGTIVSYAGNDYQALVTQTDYLGANWNPAATPSLWKLIGPDSSSSTPAPTATPAPTVTPAVTPIGLPTPSPTAKPTATPVSAGSCVAAWNSGTAYTGGQTASYNGHNYKAQWWTQNEDPSTHSGTSQPWSDLGSCTGGPATATPTATPKVTPVVTNSPTPVVTTSPTPTPTTSTTPAPSQQPGNALSFSYGAYKDVTVSTNWNNLAMQGVDTSGKLLPIAQAMPAGMKTLTWAFVTGECGSNAVTPAGENVAGMNPVDFAAGNMPSFISSGKTYIVAVGGAAGKFTCATDAGFTTFLSHYNSANMVGVDFDIEGGRNTAAEIASMVARVKTAQQTYPNMRFSFTIPTLANNNGASVATDLGAGSPDPLGSDGQMVMAAIKAAGLKNYIINLMAMDYGAPKANVCVVSGGSCQMGQSAIQAAMNLHNFYGVPYNQIELTPEIPSDDVGAHFSTDRDIPDVAAFIKANGLAGLHYWSYERDTTGLPYANGFAKALGQ
- a CDS encoding Wzz/FepE/Etk N-terminal domain-containing protein, which produces MTLDSKPSMPAEHTADDEISLLDLALVLAKHKKLIIGLPIIAGLVAAAVSFSLPNEYTATFKIAPSKNASVYNWVLTNDQVLEDISKEMKLAEHYDTKGRKATRKEMGKNVKVALNAKDAYLDVNVTDENPEFAAQLANRMGSALQENLYTMRLLDISKGRYDLELRREIAAKNKAKFDVTIKKPEIAATIALLSPADRYGITSLAAIQAESTLQGGVSDLMQNELVRMQDQLGSLQRLVVDGMKKQSASANTGLWIASVDALQQQSYWDALIERLDRRIDLLKKQERDDLKMTAAEVPDEKSGPKRGLIVLLTAFAALFGAVLWAFIAEAFIKSRENENSTALMNKIATAWRAK
- a CDS encoding protein-L-isoaspartate O-methyltransferase family protein, with the translated sequence MDWEKARYLLVEQQIRPWNVLDSNVLDRILNTRREDFVPADKKELAFVDVELPLGNGQLMLAPKVEARFLQEIALKASDKLLIVGSGTAYLAALAAGLCAQVVVIEADTKQAELTNAALKAAGIKNVSIEVGATLASKQGPFNAIIAAASFEAIPEELSKQLVVGGRLITVIGQEPIMHATVVTTQGSGANTTREVFDYNLPRFQAAAKPFAF
- a CDS encoding antitoxin Xre/MbcA/ParS toxin-binding domain-containing protein → MLRIPLFLELLEQELLDQPDQYADLKAVMQFEPHSLMAWLPLLDLAEKKLGNLETVVQWLTCPHPELNGQPPTILVGTVGGVERARSLIEQYQPPPWRQG
- a CDS encoding rhodanese-like domain-containing protein — translated: MHHISAPELKAWLDDATLVPPQLLDVRESWEFALCQIAGSIHIPMGNIPGDQARLDPDATYVVICHHGVRSYQVAGFLERQGFEKMINLDGGVAAWAAQVDPAMATY
- a CDS encoding GGDEF domain-containing protein, with the translated sequence MNKLSYGYWIAILFVIRSLMHILQLPDAHDLFGLVVTSLVFVLIWRHVNNEALLRPFLLGVSIYWVGNFLDWIDGVYKGKGTMGLIADTYDDLFFATGFFLIGIAFLRVISERIELITQLNAEISTSKQLQASLYLQAYSDELTGLGNRRALFNRLNQKLSTQESGTLLYIDVNNFKPVNDQFGHDMGDLVLKLCAKQLHHDGAEAFRMGGDEFVVLLAQQNPARWIEKLSADAQGLKQEYGISFSIGVAPFSADQPTTSDELLANADQAMYSDKIERRNRSR
- a CDS encoding peptidase U32 family protein is translated as MLLPHQLELLSPAKNAEIGREAILHGADAVYIGGPGFGARHNASNSIADIADLVKFAHRYHSRIFVTLNTILHDTELEPARQQIIQLYEAGVDALIVQDMGVLELDIPPIQLHASTQCDIRNADKARFLADAGFSQVVLARELTIPQIRQISDVVGDAATIEYFIHGALCVAFSGQCNISHAHTGRSANRGDCSQACRLPYTLTDHQGRVVAFDKHLLSMKDNDQTNNLEALIDAGVRSFKIEGRYKDMQYVKNITAHYRLLLDEIMENRSEFAPASSGRSEIFFRPDVDKSFHRGHTDYFATGRKEDIGAFDSPKYIGVPLGTVTKVADKYFELEIADNNDAMANGDGLNFMKKREVIGVQANTVEGVNKDAGIWRVFPNEMMSELVGLKPGTPLHRNRDHAWEQALNKKSAERKIGAWLTLNETSSGLSLTITDADGCSATVNTELKLEVAQNANKAWSTLRDNLAKLGNTMFYAEDVALNLSQAWFAPASLINALRREVVEQLEAARIAAWYRPERKAAIEPPVPYPGETLSFLANVYNTKARAFYEKHGVKLIAAAYEAHEEAGEVPLMITKHCLRFSYNLCPKQGKGIIGVKGQIRAEPMTLSSGSENYKLVFDCKPCEMHVVGKMKPHILKAPAPTTANVQTIEFYKAKPEGYGH
- the thiC gene encoding phosphomethylpyrimidine synthase ThiC translates to MNAKVEFLATEAVVDSAAIQPLPNSRKVYVEGSRPDIQVPMREISQADTPTMFGGEQNPPIYVYDCSGPYTDPNATIDVRKGLAPIRAAWIEERNDTELLDGMTSEYGRAREADKSLDDLRFELQRKPRKAKAGQNVSQMHYARKGIVTPEMEYVAIRENLQREKYTESLLALGEKGKKLAKMMLFQHPGQNYGANIPEKITPEFVRDEVAAGRAVIPNNINHPESEPMIIGRNFLVKINGNIGNSAVTSSITEEVDKMTWGIRWGADTIMDLSTGKNIHETREWILRNSPVPIGTVPIYQALEKVNGKAEDLTWEIFKDTLIEQAEQGVDYFTIHAGVLLRYVPMTANRMTGIVSRGGSIMAKWCLAHHKENFLYTHFEEICEIMKAYDVAFSLGDGLRPGSVWDANDEAQLGELKTLGELTQIAWKHDVQVMIEGPGHVPMQLIKENMDKELEWCHEAPFYTLGPLTTDIAPGYDHITSAIGAAQIGWYGTAMLCYVTPKEHLGLPNKADVKEGIITYKLAAHAADLAKGHPGAQIRDNALSKARFEFRWEDQFNIGLDPDRAREFHDETLPKDSAKVAHFCSMCGPHFCSMKITQDVREYAEQQGIEAEEALKKGMETKSIEFIKGGAKLYDKA
- a CDS encoding transporter, whose translation is MTLSVFWICVCGMVYRLQLCLCVLLVQIGMQAQATDPRSYVVEADDTSRTSLRFKVQEADTPRGPKEVENTTKHTYTLRHAQYFDLAGHMATAAIQIPYAVIDQDFSNSRRKGDDQSGMGDPMIGLAVGTYRTPAISREELKTYDADGLSSGCQVYASLPLGSYQAFRSSNPGQNRWIVIPECQLGWTQGNLLLEALANLNWFSDNDEYRGTTFSQANQYNFKFMASYGSLRSSYFAGTLEYKTGGETSRGGRADHNGLNNWVAGAMFYVKLPGNNSLKLIGELPVKTAVNTTKASEISLVLSHVWR